In Dolichospermum flos-aquae CCAP 1403/13F, the following proteins share a genomic window:
- the psaX gene encoding photosystem I protein PsaX encodes MTAKSKPAAKPSYVFRTGWALLLLAINFLVAAYYFHIID; translated from the coding sequence ATGACTGCTAAGAGCAAACCTGCTGCTAAACCTTCCTACGTTTTCCGTACTGGTTGGGCATTGCTACTTTTGGCTATTAACTTTTTAGTAGCAGCTTACTACTTCCACATCATTGACTAG
- a CDS encoding RNA-guided endonuclease InsQ/TnpB family protein: MALRRATFRLYPNKQVSEMLHYHRQLHKDLYNAAVSNRITSYKKFGKSVSYFEQQNCLPDFKEVWIEYKEINSQALQATLKRVDFAFGRFFKGLGKYPRFKSPRHYSGWTYPSFTGWKVHSTGDNGYLELSKIGQIQMRGKARLWGHPKALDIVNRNGKWYASIVLEIDDILLKNSRKTDNGVMAIDLGCNDAIAWTNGEENGLVAAPRFFRKAEQKNQELGKSKRRKRSPNFKKKVKASRRWKKVQKLVSKLSRKVANQRQNFVHQETTRIISGNSTVVTEKLEVKKMSAKAKKGRRKRQKSGLNKSILDVGMGMIKSALKAKLSDVGGLFVEVPTRKVRPSQTCPKCGHQEKKTLDQRTHVCHNCGYTQQRDIAAAEVMLLWYSNNLQGLGTSLLDVDDSSSTSNTSKRKNAGSMKQLGRVKRQKSQLTDGGRRNPIFNEVRWGSS; this comes from the coding sequence ATGGCGTTACGGAGAGCGACTTTCCGACTATATCCTAATAAACAAGTCAGTGAAATGTTGCACTACCACCGCCAACTTCATAAAGATTTGTATAATGCTGCTGTATCTAACCGCATTACTTCATATAAAAAGTTTGGTAAATCTGTTTCTTACTTTGAGCAACAGAACTGTTTACCGGATTTCAAAGAAGTCTGGATAGAATATAAAGAAATTAATTCCCAAGCATTACAAGCCACATTAAAACGGGTTGATTTTGCTTTTGGAAGGTTTTTCAAGGGACTAGGAAAGTATCCTAGATTCAAATCGCCTCGCCATTATTCCGGTTGGACTTACCCATCTTTTACGGGTTGGAAAGTACATAGCACAGGGGATAACGGCTATTTAGAATTATCAAAGATTGGTCAAATCCAAATGCGTGGTAAGGCTAGACTTTGGGGGCATCCTAAAGCTTTAGATATCGTTAACCGCAATGGTAAATGGTATGCTTCCATCGTCTTAGAAATTGATGATATTTTGTTAAAGAATAGCCGCAAAACTGATAATGGTGTTATGGCAATTGATTTAGGTTGTAATGATGCAATTGCTTGGACAAATGGTGAAGAAAATGGTTTAGTGGCTGCACCTCGGTTTTTCCGAAAAGCAGAACAAAAAAATCAAGAGTTGGGTAAATCAAAACGTCGAAAACGTTCTCCCAATTTCAAAAAGAAAGTTAAGGCTTCTAGAAGGTGGAAGAAAGTTCAGAAGTTAGTTAGTAAACTTTCGAGAAAAGTTGCTAACCAAAGACAGAACTTTGTTCACCAAGAAACTACACGAATAATCAGCGGTAATAGCACGGTAGTTACTGAAAAATTAGAAGTCAAAAAAATGAGTGCCAAAGCTAAAAAAGGTAGACGTAAAAGGCAAAAATCTGGGTTAAATAAATCAATTCTTGATGTGGGAATGGGGATGATAAAGTCCGCTCTAAAAGCGAAATTATCAGATGTTGGTGGCTTATTTGTAGAAGTTCCTACAAGGAAGGTAAGACCATCTCAAACCTGTCCAAAATGTGGGCATCAAGAAAAGAAAACTTTAGACCAACGGACTCATGTTTGCCATAACTGCGGGTATACCCAACAGCGCGATATCGCCGCCGCAGAAGTAATGCTACTTTGGTACTCAAATAATCTACAGGGGTTAGGAACTAGCCTCTTAGACGTGGATGATTCTAGCTCTACTTCAAATACCAGCAAACGCAAGAATGCTGGAAGTATGAAGCAACTGGGTCGAGTGAAACGTCAAAAATCTCAACTTACTGATGGGGGACGTAGAAACCCCATCTTCAACGAAGTAAGATGGGGTAGTTCATAA